From Hippoglossus stenolepis isolate QCI-W04-F060 chromosome 6, HSTE1.2, whole genome shotgun sequence, a single genomic window includes:
- the dhx35 gene encoding probable ATP-dependent RNA helicase DHX35, with translation MAAPLSTMKFWKPGAEAPGISEERELNTETSGSPVIFNPHTALSIEKQRQKLPVFKHRNNILYLVESFQTVIIVGETGCGKTTQIPQYLLEAGWAAEGKVIGVTQPRRVAAISVANRVAEERGALLGHEVGYTIRFDDCSDPQATRIKFLTDGMLVREMMADPLLKKYSVMILDEAHERTLYTDIAIGLLKKIQRKRRDLRLIVASATLDAKKFHDFFNLNESGDPNKDTCGILTVEGRTFPVDVFYTVSPVPDYVKATVETVLKIHETEDDGDVLAFLTGQEEVEKVVSLLQEQARSLSRYGMKKHLRISPMYSGLPYAEQMKVFERAPSSVRKVVVATNIAETSITINGVVFVIDCAFVKLRAYSPSTGIESLVVTPISKASASQRAGRAGRNRPGKCFRLYTEEDFEKLPASTVPEMQRTNLAPVILQLKALGIDNVLRFSFLSPPPAQTMVQALELLYALAGLDHYGRLTDPTGLRMAEFPLSPMFAKMLLESGNFGCSKEIVTIAAMMQIQNIFVTAPNQKKAAAREHRKFAVAEGDHLTMLNVYEAFIKHQKSSQWCQEHFLNYKGLLRAVTVREQLRRLMNKFKVPRTSSEGDPDVILKCIVSGFFANAARIHHSGSYRTLRDDRELQIHPSSVLFGEKPPKWVVFNEVVQTSKYYMRDVTAVESTWLVELAPHFYKQAKHGSLASKRSRVL, from the exons ATGGCGGCTCCCCTTTCCACGATGAAATTTTGGAAGCCGG GCGCCGAGGCTCCGGGGATCTCAGAGGAGCGGGAGCTCAACACGGAGACCAGCGGCTCGCCCGTCATCTTCAACCCGCACACCGCGCTCTCCATCGAGAAGCAGCGGCAGAAGCTCCCCGTTTTCAAG CACAGAAACAACATCTTGTACTTGGTGGAAAGCTTTCAGACGGTCATCATAGTCGGAGAGACGGGATGTGGGAAGACAACACAGATACCTCAG TACCTGCTGGAAGCTGGCTGGGCGGCGGAGGGGAAGGTGATCGGAGTGACACAGCCCCGACGCGTGGCTGCTATCTCT GTTGCTAACCGTGttgcagaggagaggggggccCTGCTGGGGCACGAGGTGGGCTACACCATCCGATTTGACGACTGCTCTGATCCTCAAGCCACAAGGATCAAG TTCCTTACAGATGGAATGCTGGTGCGGGAGATGATGGCTGATCCTCTCTTGAAAAAATACAG TGTGATGATTCTAGATGAAGCGCACGAACGAACCCTGTACACAGACATAGCGATTGGGCTGCTGAAGAAG ATTCAGAGGAAGCGGCGAGACCTGCGGCTGATTGTGGCCTCTGCCACTCTGGATGCCAAG AAATTCCATGACTTCTTCAACCTCAATGAGTCTGGGGATCCCAACAAGGACACGTGTGGCATTCTGACAGTAGAAGGACGCACGTTTCCAGTGGACGTCTTCTACACTGTCAG TCCTGTGCCAgactatgtgaaggccacagtGGAGACGGTGCTGAAGATCCATGAGACGGAGGATGACGGAGATGTCCTGGCTTTTCTTACCGGTCAG gaagaggtggagaaagTGGTGTCCCTCCTGCAGGAGCAGGCGAGGTCTCTGTCACGATATGGCATGAAGAAACACCTGAGAATTTCACCCATGTACTCTGGTCTGCCATATGCTGAGCAGATGAAAGTCTTTGAGAGGGCACCTTCCTCTGTTCGCAAG GTTGTGGTGGCTACCAACATAGCTGAGACCTCCATCACTATAAATGGCGTTGTGTTCGTCATCGACTGTGCCTTTGTGAAGCTTCGCGCCTACAGTCCCTCCACTGGCATCGAGTCGCTGGTGGTCACCCCCATCTCCAAAGCCTCAGCGAGTCAGAGGGCCGGGAGAGCCGGACGAAACCGACCTGGGAAATGCTTTAGACTTTACACGG AGGAGGACTTTGAGAAACTGCCTGCCTCGACTGTGCCAGAGATGCAGCGCACCAATTTGGCCCCTGTCATCCTGCAGCTCAAAGCATTAGGCATCGACAATGTGCTGCGCTTCAGCTTCCTATCT cctcctcctgctcagaCCATGGTTCAGGCTCTGGAGCTGCTCTACGCTCTGGCAG GTCTGGACCATTACGGCCGTTTGACGGATCCCACGGGTTTGCGGATGGCGGAGTTTCCCCTCAGCCCCATGTTCGCGAAGATGCTCCTCGAGTCAGGAAACTTCGGCTGCTCCAAGGAGATTGTTACCATAGCTGCGATGATGCAGATCCAGAATATATTTGTGACTGCGCCCAATCAGAAGAAAGCTGCC GCCCGAGAGCACAGGAAATTTGCAGTTGCTGAGGGAGACCACCTCACCATGCTGAATGTGTACGAAGCGTTCATTAAG CACCAGAAGAGCTCCCAGTGGTGTCAGGAACATTTTCTCAACTACAAGGGTCTGCTGCGGGCTGTGACCGTACGAGAGCAGCTCCGGCGTCTCATGAACAAGTTTAAGGTGCCGCGGACTTCCAGTGAAG GAGATCCTGATGTGATCCTGAAGTGCATTGTGTCTGGGTTTTTTGCTAATGCAGCCCGCATTCACCATTCTGGCTCCTACAG GACTTTACGAGACGACCGTGAGCTTCAAATTCACCCCAGCTCTGTGCTATTCGGGGAGAAACCTCCAAAATG GGTTGTCTTCAATGAAGTGGTGCAGACATCAAAATACTACATGCGCGATGTGACTGCTGTTGAGTCTACCTGGTTGGTTGAGTTGGCCCCTCACTTTTACAAGCAGGCCAAG CATGGTTCACTGGCCAGCAAGAGATCCCGGGTCCTGTAA
- the rab5if gene encoding uncharacterized protein RAB5IF — MLRSSHTVSDRNLSDQRSLHSSKYLHIFLLCASAPQLLSLETQPRLPSHSSSDFFGLSSGRKQRMMTSSSKRKEDSHLLNGGVKQSPWSKALNSNAVWEEKDEFLDVIYWLRQIIAIILGVIWGVAPLKGFLGIAIFCIINAGVLYVYFSSFQQIDEEEYGGTWELTKEGFMTSFALFLVVWIIFYTALHFD, encoded by the exons ATGCTCAGAAGCTCTCACACGGTGAGCGACAGAAATCTGTCAGATCAGCGGAGCCTTCATTCCTCTAAATACCTCCACATATTCCTCCTCTGCGcctctgctcctcagctcctctccctcGAAACTCAACCCCGGCTCCCTTCACATTCCTCCTCGGACTTTTTCGGCCTGAGCAGCGGCAGAAAACAGCGAATGATGACGAGCAGCTCGAAGCGGAAAGAAGACAGTCATCTGCTGAATGGGGGAGTAAAACAGTCCCCATGGAGCAAAGCCCTCAACAGTAACGCTGTTTGGGAAGAGAAG gacgAGTTTTTAGATGTGATTTACTGGCTCCGACAAATAATTGCAATAATCCTTGGTGTGATATGGGGAGTTGCACCTTTGAAAGGATTTCTGGGAATAGCCAT ATTCTGCATCATCAATGCCGGCGTCCTTTATGTATACTTCAGCAGCTTTCAGCAGATCGATGAGGAAGAGTACGGTGGCACGTGGGAACTCACCAAAGAAGGCTTCATGACTTCTTTTGCTCTGTTTCTG GTGGTGTGGATAATCTTTTACACAGCTCTACATTTTGACTGA
- the zhx3b gene encoding zinc fingers and homeoboxes protein 3 encodes MASKRKSTTPCMIPSKIIRPLEEAEQDFPALLCQSRIFGGGRQSPLDPSESSKPEAGDTVKDCAGTYTCKPCNFETQDLNLFLDHVYTGHPDFRADPSFCCLSCGVSAPKFEGLALHNARVHPSTWNTTLQLRKKDRRVVVEQNLISGTESGKDSEISISKTPIMRMLKGKSEPKRIVVPHPVSNDSSSDPLSVSSSKEAKRKETTAVTVTHVPTIVHNGTTKVTLPSAIQIVNGSGALPMLKTPITQVVSVVQTRNFHQSAPITVSSNMSSSSKNLPKVMIPLSSIPTYSASMDSSSFLKTSFSKFPYPTKAELCYLTVVTKFPEEQIKIWFTAQRLKQGISWSPEEIEEARRKMFNTIIQTAPSSAHNQIHSHYSPAHHTFTVLPASLGATGIPHILQGSLVSQAGVIVTQPMMANGIQLSSTPLALAVTPKPQAAARPMMQARPAAALVADKGISMVVGTVGSSSTVSNIISSSNSSRSGGGGTKNSIVGSSQASVINLSLGSSNHSNGRVSSVNGKHSNANAVCSDKSKSNVTSRVTDKKTDISKANNTSIVHSDSKVTTDSKPKHSNGRTGSDGQRSKDANVTSNKNKTRNTSTDDVDPIDPLNMKMEDASSPASKSSSPSPSAPPGSTSGSGTPVNAFLDPSFYKSKKSQVQLSALKDSFQGSQFPDQEEVDRLIARTGLTVREVRKWFSDRRYHFRNLKGVRTSTGAQNNKSGTAAVTGSGSGLPGSGAAGSANPVDLSESSSSSGAKTPQHSSAPLSPTTPQTPTSPSTPSRRLPRQPSEDFTAIRYKEREPHQLKALEASFAEDPDPSGEEVDRLRTETKMTRREIHGWFAERRKKAAAEKKKEEADRALREEEVGVDGEERQREDGSGELKVNPIKINLKMLKVTEASGKAEGEGLESSALPLLSSSTPASSPGSAPSSTPKPSQSFTLTPKPSNSPKPTAIRGKKTAEQLHLLKQVYARTQWPSAAQYDELISASGLPRPEVVRWFGDSRYVQKNGQLKWLESYQTMALEEELQTENTQILQAHLDVHGRAEETQLQGLADESGLTTDLVRHWFATKASLPQTEQTVAVTGPGPVAPGVAAEPPTTGSSPLESEPGGGTEEKMEQSVCGVATDPEEANTDETVNPTKGTD; translated from the exons ATGGCCAGCAAAAGGAAGTCAACTACTCCTTGTATGATACCCAGCAAGATAATACGTCCTTTGGAGGAGGCTGAACAGGACTTCCCTGCTCTTCTCTGTCAGTCCAGGATTTTTGGAGGGGGCAGACAAAGCCCCCTAGACCCTTCAGAGTCTTCCAAACCAGAGGCAGGGGACACTGTCAAAGACTGTGCTGGCACTTACACCTGTAAGCCTTGTAACTTTGAAACCCAGGACCTTAATTTGTTCTTGGATCATGTGTACACCGGGCACCCAGACTTTCGCGCAGACCCCAGCTTCTGTTGCCTGAGCTGTGGGGTTTCGGCGCCCAAGTTTGAGGGTCTGGCTCTGCACAATGCCAGGGTTCACCCCAGCACTTGGAACACTACTTTACAGCTGAGGAAGAAGGACAGGAGGGTTGTGGTGGAGCAGAATCTGATAAGTGGGACAGAGTCTGGGAAGGACAGTGAAATTTCCATAAGCAAGACTCCAATAATGAGGATGCTGAAGGGCAAGTCGGAGCCCAAACGGATAGTGGTGCCTCATCCAGTCTCCAACGATTCTTCATCGGATCCTctctcagtctcctcctccAAAGAGGCCAAGAGAAAAGAGACCACTGCAGTGACGGTCACACATGTTCCTACAATAGTCCACAATGGAACCACCAAGGTCACGCTGCCCTCAGCAATTCAGATCGTCAATGGCTCTGGAGCGTTACCGATGCTCAAGACCCCCATCACACAG GTGGTTTCAGTGGTTCAGACCAGAAACTTTCATCAATCTGCACCGATCACAGTCTCCTCAAATATGTCCTCTTCCTCAAAAAACCTCCCCAAG GTGATGATTCCCCTGAGCAGCATCCCTACGTACAGTGCCTCCATGGACTCCTCTTCCTTCTTGAAGACCTCCTTCAGTAAGTTCCCGTACCCCACGAAGGCTGAGCTCTGCTACCTGACTGTGGTCACAAAGTTTCCAGAAGAGCAGATTAAGATCTGGTTCACGGCCCAGAGACTTAAACAAGGCATCAGCTGGTCTCCCGAGGAGATCGAGGAGGCCAGGAGGAAGATGTTTAACACCATCATCCAGACAGCACCTTCCAGTGCACATAACCAAATCCACAGCCACTACAGCCCAGCccatcacacattcacagtcctgCCTGCGTCACTGGGAGCCACTGGGATCCCTCATATCCTGCAGGGATCTCTTGTTAGCCAGGCCGGGGTAATCGTCACACAGCCTATGATGGCCAATGGTATCCAGCTTAGCAGCACCCCTTTGGCCCTGGCCGTCACGCCTAAGCCCCAGGCAGCAGCCCGCCCCATGATGCAGGCCCGACCTGCTGCAGCCCTGGTGGCAGACAAAGGCATCAGCATGGTGGTGGGGACagtgggcagcagcagcactgtgagCAACATCATTAGCAGCAGTAATAGTAGTAGGAGTGGGGGAGGGGGTACGAAAAACAGCATTGTCGGTAGCAGTCAAGCTAGTGTCATCAACCTTAGTCTGGGAAGCAGTAATCATAGTAATGGCAGGGTGAGCAGTGTCAATGGTAAACACAGCAATGCTAATGCAGTCTGCAGTGACAAGAGCAAAAGTAATGTTACCAGCCGTGTAACTGATAAGAAAACTGATATCAGCAAAGCTAATAACACCAGCATTGTGCACAGTGACAGCAAAGTAACCACAGACAGTAAACCTAAACACAGTAACGGCAGAACGGGCAGTGATGGACAGAGGAGTAAAGATGCTAACGTTACcagcaacaaaaataaaacaaggaacACAAGTACAGATGACGTTGACCCCATTGACCCTCTAAATATGAAAATGGAGGACGCTTCTTCCCCTGCCTCCAAATCTTCTTCCCCCTcgccttcagctcctccaggcagCACGTCTGGCTCCGGGACGCCAGTCAACGCGTTCCTCGACCCCAGCTTTTACAAGAGCAAGAAGTCTCAAGTGCAGCTCAGCGCACTGAAGGACAGCTTTCAGGGCAGCCAGTTTCCCGACCAGGAGGAGGTCGACCGCCTCATTGCTCGGACTGGGCTCACAGTGCGAGAAGTTCGCAAGTGGTTCAGTGACCGGCGCTACCATTTTCGGAATCTCAAAGGGGTGCGCACGAGCACAGGTGCACAGAACAACAAGTCTGGCACTGCAGCTGTAACAGGGAGTGGTTCAGGTTTACCAGGGAGTGGCGCCGCTGGCAGTGCCAACCCTGTTGACTTGTCAGAAAGTAGCAGCAGCTCTGGTGCCAAAACGCCCCAGCACAGCTCTGCACCCCTGAGTCCAACGACACCTCAGACTCCCACCTCACCCAGCACGCCCTCCCGCCGACTCCCCAGACAACCATCTGAAGATTTCACAGCTATCCGCTACAAGGAGAGAGAACCCCATCAG TTGAAGGCACTCGAGGCCAGTTTTGCAGAGGACCCCGACCCATCTGGAGAAGAGGTGGACAGGCTGCGAACTGAGACCAAGATGACCAGGAGGGAGATCCATGGCTGGTTtgctgagaggaggaagaaagccgcagctgagaagaagaaggaggaggcagATCGGgcactgagagaggaggaggtgggggttgaTGGGGAGGAACGACAGAGAGAGGACGGCTCAGGAGAACTGAAAGTCAACCCCATTAAGATTAATCTGAAGATGCTGAAGGTGACAGAGGCCAGCGGCAAAGCAGAGGGCGAAGGGTTGGAGAGCTCTGCTTTACCGCTTCTGTCCAGCAGCACACCTGCATCCTCCCCAGGCTCTGCCCCATCCTCCACCCCTAAACCCTCCCAGTCCTTCACCCTGACACCCAAACCATCCAACTCTCCCAAACCCACAGCCATCCGAGGCAAGAAGACAGCAGAGCAGCTTCACCTGCTCAAACAAGTCTACGCCCGCACCCAGTGGCCCAGTGCTGCTCAGTACGATGAGCTCATCTCAGCTTCTGGACTGCCCAGACCTGAGGTGGTGCGGTGGTTTGGGGACTCCCGGTATGTGCAGAAGAACGGCCAGCTGAAGTGGCTGGAGTCGTACCAGACCATGGCTCTGGAAGAGGAACTCCAGACGGAGAACACGCAGATCCTCCAGGCACATCTGGACGTACACGGCAGAGCGGAGGAGACGCAG ctgcagggacTGGCTGACGAGAGCGGTTTAACAACGGACCTGGTGCGACACTGGTTCGCTACCAAGGCGTCTTTGCCACAGACGGAACAAACTGTTGCTGTGACGGGACCAGGACCAGTTGCCCCGGGCGTGGCCGCCGAGCCACCGACGACAGGCTCCTCCCCTCTGGAGTCGGAGCCAGGAGGAGGAACCGAGGAGAAAATGGAGCAGTCGGTGTGTGGTGTCGCAACAGACCCAGAGGAGGCCAACACTGACGAGACTGTGAATCCTACTAAAG GAACCGACTGA